A single region of the Eleginops maclovinus isolate JMC-PN-2008 ecotype Puerto Natales chromosome 4, JC_Emac_rtc_rv5, whole genome shotgun sequence genome encodes:
- the LOC134862890 gene encoding PWWP domain-containing DNA repair factor 3A-like isoform X4, with protein sequence MPQRMCAVIKESVLSSDLSIELSHHEEPLPSLSCEDDDIQEDDEELPTFLMQVDKKPPAITGGAFVWHKYKRYPFWPAWVKSVNRKQKKASIIFIDDPLIHEKKGFAVTLKTLKPFGSEEHHELVCKSKEKYDAAIEWCLELISDYRIKIACGTFSGSFIEYFAHDMSYPVRRKYPKAASERLTISSESTDVIKVPCEDDSFSEQHGEVSTSLKRLLPDRSHAAHNRANEKLVHFIVKQRMVEGHLLSVISGKQPSRWLRSFLSASRRRVVNVYLEDDQQLDQVYGYLKDLYTTAGATAPCLPEMESMQLVSFVLDVLLPEAIIYAIAGLDNVPVKKAEEKYIKGRCISKREKQEFDLMIERHMTKKFQCPRASPALLDDPFS encoded by the exons atgccacagcgaatgtgtgccgtaatcaaag AGTCTGTACTGTCTTCAGATCTGTCAATAGAGCTGAGTCACCATGAGGAACCGCTGCCATCTTTGTCCTGCGAGGATGATGATATACAAGAGGATGACGAGGAGCTACCCACTTTTTTGATGCAGGTGGACAAAA AGCCTCCAGCCATTACAGGAGGAGCGTTTGTGTGGCACAAATATAAGCGTTACCCATTCTGGCCTGCATGG GTAAAAAGTGTGAACCGTAAGCAGAAAAAAGCGAGCATCATATTCATTGATGACCCATTGATTCACGAAAAGAAAGG gttTGCTGTGACTCTGAAAACCCTGAAGCCTTTTGGCAGTGAAGAACATCATGAGCTGGTG tgtAAATCCAAAGAAAAGTATGATGCTGCAATTGAGTGGTGCTTGGAGCTTATATCAGACTACAGAATAAAGATTG CTTGTGGAACATTCTCTGGCTCCTTCATCGAGTACTTTGCTCATGACATGA GCTATCCAGTGAGGAGAAAGTACCCGAAGGCAGCCTCAGAGAGACTTACCATCTCCAGTGAATCGACGGATGTAATTAAGGTGCCATGTGAGGATGACAGCTTCAGTGAACAGCATGGGGAGGTCAGCACAAGTTTAAAAAGGCTGCTGCCAGACCGGAGTCATGCCGCCCACAACCGTGCTAACGAGAAGCTGGTACATTTCATTGTAAAGCAGCGAATGGTGGAAGGACACCTTCTG TCTGTGATCAGTGGGAAGCAGCCATCCAGGTGGCTTCGCTCCTTTCTGAGTGCCAGTCGGAGACGGGTGGTGAACGTATACTTGGAAGATGACCAGCAGTTAGACCAGGTCTACGGGTACCTGAAAGATCTCTACACAACAGCAGGGGCCACCGCCCCTTGTCTACCTGAGATGGAATCCATGCAGCTTGTGTCCTTTGTCCTGGATGTGCTTCTTCCAGAG GCCATCATCTATGCCATTGCTGGGTTGGACAACGTTCCAGTAAAAAAGGCAGAAGAAAAGTACATAAAAGGACGATGCATAAGTAAAAG agaaAAACAGGAATTTGACCTGATGATTGAGCGACACATGACGAAGAAATTCCAGTGTCCGAGAGCTTCACCTGCTTTATTGGATGACCCCTTCAGTTAG
- the LOC134862890 gene encoding PWWP domain-containing DNA repair factor 3A-like isoform X3: MPQRMCAVIKEESVLSSDLSIELSHHEEPLPSLSCEDDDIQEDDEELPTFLMQVDKKPPAITGGAFVWHKYKRYPFWPAWVKSVNRKQKKASIIFIDDPLIHEKKGFAVTLKTLKPFGSEEHHELVCKSKEKYDAAIEWCLELISDYRIKIACGTFSGSFIEYFAHDMSYPVRRKYPKAASERLTISSESTDVIKVPCEDDSFSEQHGEVSTSLKRLLPDRSHAAHNRANEKLVHFIVKQRMVEGHLLSVISGKQPSRWLRSFLSASRRRVVNVYLEDDQQLDQVYGYLKDLYTTAGATAPCLPEMESMQLVSFVLDVLLPEAIIYAIAGLDNVPVKKAEEKYIKGRCISKREKQEFDLMIERHMTKKFQCPRASPALLDDPFS; this comes from the exons atgccacagcgaatgtgtgccgtaatcaaag AAGAGTCTGTACTGTCTTCAGATCTGTCAATAGAGCTGAGTCACCATGAGGAACCGCTGCCATCTTTGTCCTGCGAGGATGATGATATACAAGAGGATGACGAGGAGCTACCCACTTTTTTGATGCAGGTGGACAAAA AGCCTCCAGCCATTACAGGAGGAGCGTTTGTGTGGCACAAATATAAGCGTTACCCATTCTGGCCTGCATGG GTAAAAAGTGTGAACCGTAAGCAGAAAAAAGCGAGCATCATATTCATTGATGACCCATTGATTCACGAAAAGAAAGG gttTGCTGTGACTCTGAAAACCCTGAAGCCTTTTGGCAGTGAAGAACATCATGAGCTGGTG tgtAAATCCAAAGAAAAGTATGATGCTGCAATTGAGTGGTGCTTGGAGCTTATATCAGACTACAGAATAAAGATTG CTTGTGGAACATTCTCTGGCTCCTTCATCGAGTACTTTGCTCATGACATGA GCTATCCAGTGAGGAGAAAGTACCCGAAGGCAGCCTCAGAGAGACTTACCATCTCCAGTGAATCGACGGATGTAATTAAGGTGCCATGTGAGGATGACAGCTTCAGTGAACAGCATGGGGAGGTCAGCACAAGTTTAAAAAGGCTGCTGCCAGACCGGAGTCATGCCGCCCACAACCGTGCTAACGAGAAGCTGGTACATTTCATTGTAAAGCAGCGAATGGTGGAAGGACACCTTCTG TCTGTGATCAGTGGGAAGCAGCCATCCAGGTGGCTTCGCTCCTTTCTGAGTGCCAGTCGGAGACGGGTGGTGAACGTATACTTGGAAGATGACCAGCAGTTAGACCAGGTCTACGGGTACCTGAAAGATCTCTACACAACAGCAGGGGCCACCGCCCCTTGTCTACCTGAGATGGAATCCATGCAGCTTGTGTCCTTTGTCCTGGATGTGCTTCTTCCAGAG GCCATCATCTATGCCATTGCTGGGTTGGACAACGTTCCAGTAAAAAAGGCAGAAGAAAAGTACATAAAAGGACGATGCATAAGTAAAAG agaaAAACAGGAATTTGACCTGATGATTGAGCGACACATGACGAAGAAATTCCAGTGTCCGAGAGCTTCACCTGCTTTATTGGATGACCCCTTCAGTTAG